The window TATTTGTAGAACAGCTTCATTACTACAAATTCCTCTTAGCCGATATCAATGCTATTTCGGTTTTATAAAAAAATCAAGTTAATTTTATAACTGATCTATAATAGTTTTCATATCAGAAGGAATATCATACCAAAATACATAATCGATATCTTTATAATTAAAAGATAACCTATAAGCATGTAAAGCCTGCCTTGATATTAATTTAGATTTTGAGCCATAGAGTTCATCTCCTATAATTGGATGATTAATCGATGATAAATGAACTCTTATTTGATGAGTACGCCCTGTAATAGGTTTTACTTCTAATACCGATGCATCTGTTAAATATTTTTGCACTTTATAATAAGTAACGGAATCTCTGCCAGTTGTATAATCTGCCGCCATCTTATTTCTTTGAGCAATATCTCTTCTAATTTTTTTATCTATTTTATTAAAATCAGAACTAGACATAGGATGACCTTTAACAACAGCTATATATGTCTTTTCAATTTTTCTTTCTTTAAACATATTAGAAAAAACAATATGAGCTTGATTATTTCTTGGTATAATTAAAATTCCAGACGTATCTTTATCAAGACGATGCACTATACCTGGACGCTCTAGATCCCCAACTTTCTCAAGTTCTTTAAAATGACATACAAGCCAATCTACAAGAGTTATTTCTTTACTGTTGGTACTAGGTTTATGAACAGTTAAATTAGCAGGTTTATAAACTATAAGAAAATCTTGATGGGTATATAAAACTCTAACATCAAGATTTAAATCTCTAATATTATCCATGTTACTTTCAATTAAAGGTTTTAATTTAGGAAAACTAAATTGTATAAGATCTTCATTCTTAGTAATATAACTTGGTTTATCTATTATCTTGCCATTTATTGATAATAACTTATCTTCAATTAAATTTTTAAAAAAAGTTCTTGAGTAACATGGATATTGCTGATATAAATAAAGATCCAATCTTTTTGAAGCATTATCTTCATCGATATTTAGACTTATTTTGGTATTTTCTTGTTCCATTAGTAACTCCATTTTATTTTAATTTTTAACAAATAATAACTATACTATTATTATATAGTTTAAATTAATTAAAAAAATTTTAAAGCAAAATAGACATTTGAATTTTTATAGTTTATTATAAAAAAGAATAGAAAACACTATATTGTTGCCAATTAACAATATATAAATCTAAATACAAGTAAAAATATAAGACAGCTAGAACATCTGTCTGACGAACTAAGCCTGTAAATACTTATAGAAATTGGTATTAACTAGTTCGCAAAACAAGAGTCCTGGATTTTAAATCCGACGAAGTTCAATCTTAATGTTAAGCGGTATCGCTAAAGAGATGTGTTAATATTTTAAAAATCTTAAAAAGCAATGTGAGCATACTATGAGTATAAAACAAACTTTTAATGATATTTTAGACAATATTGATGATGTTATTGCTCAAAGCTCTGATCTAGGAGTTTCTTTATGGCAGGATTTTTTAGATATACATCCGGCTGATATTGCACAATTTTTAAGCGATATTAATCAAGATAAAGCAAAAGTTTTATTTCTTGCAATTCCAAAAAAACTTAAATTTGAAGTTTTTTCGTATCTTTCTGAATATACTAAGAAATTATTGCTCTCAACAGTACCTGATACTGAAAGAAGTGCTTTACTTTCTAGTTTACCACTTGATGAATTAACTGACTTACTTGATTATCTTTCTGATGAAGAACTAAAAAATTACTTAAAGTTATTGCATAAAAAAGATAGAGAAAAGGTTGTATCTTTGATGCAATTTGAGTCAGAATCAGCTGGCGGTATAATGCACACTGATGTACTGACATTAATGCAAGATTTAACTATAGAAAAAAGTATCAATATACTTCAAAGGCTGCAACCTAAAAAAGAACTGCATAGAGTTATTTATGTAACAACACGTGAAAATGAATTAGTTGGATATATCAATTTAGAAGATCTAGTTTTAAGAAAACCAGTTACTAAATTAGATTCAATTGTTAAAGAAGCGGAATTAATAGTTAATGTGCATGAAGATCAAGAAAAAGTTGCTCAAGATATGTCAAGATATAAATTAACTATAGCACCTGTAGTTTCTGATAATAATATATTTCTTGGAATAATTGACAGTGACGCATTAGTAGGAATTATAGAACAAGAAGCTGCAGAAGATGTTTATAAAATATCTGCTTTAACTCCTATTAAGCATACTTACTTTGAAACACCATTTTCAAAACTTTACTATCAAAGAGTATCTATACTTGCTATTTTACTTCTAACTCAAACATTTTCTGCTCTTATTATAAAACATTATGAAGATTTATTGACTGGATTTTTAATTATATTTCTAACAATGATAGCATCAACTGGTGGAAATGTAAGTAGCCAAACTTCAGCATTAGTAATACAAGGGTTAGTATCTGGTGAAATATCAGATGCAAATAGATATAGATTCTTGTGGCGTGAGTTATTGATGGCTTGTGCTATTGGCGGAACTTTAGCTATAGTATCATTTATAAGAGTATTTGCGACAAATCCTGATCCATCTAAATTGCTTTCAATATTTTCAATTAGTCTTTCAATAGCTGCGATAGTTATAGTATCCGTTATGCTAGGTAGTATAATTCCATTAGTTTTAAAAAGATTTAAGCTAGATCCAGCACTATCAGCAGGACCATTTTTAGCTACTATAATGGATATATTAGGAATATTAATTTATTGTAATATAAGTAGAATTATTTTAGGTTTATAAAAAAAATAAAAAAGTTGTATAATAATTCTTGACAAAAAGCAGAACAATCTATATTATATTGATTATAATCATGCTCAATAGCAAGTCTTAAAAACTATTGTTCATTTTTATCTTCTTTAAAATTTTGCTCTAAATTATGTTTTGAAAATTTGCATAAATTTAGGAGCCGCTAGCTCAGTCGGTAGAGCAACAGCCTTTTAAGCTGTGGGTCGTTGGTTCGAATCCAACGCGGCTCACCATAATACGTCCCTATCGTCTAGGGGTTAGGACATCACCCTTTCACGGTGAAAACAGGGGTTCGAATCCCCTTAGGGACGCCAAAATAATATATGACAGAGCTTTTCTTACAATTGATAATCAAAAGCAGCTTTATACAAATCATAATCTTTATGCAATTATAACTTAATATTTTAAATACTACAGGAATCTCGCAGGAAAATACTTGACCATATCAATAAAAAAAATATAAAATACCCTTCTATAGATAATAAAACTAAAAGTAAAAAATTCACCATGAAGAAAATATTCTGGGATAATCCATATCAAACTGAATTGCTAACCAAAATCATTTCAATTGAGAACAACAAAATTCTTTTTGAAGAAACTATAGCTTATTCTTTTTCTGGTGGACAAGAAAGTGATAAAGCATGGATAAATAACGTTCCAATATTGAACTCAATAAAAGAAGATCATCTTATATATTATATTTTACCAGAGAATCATACTTTTACTGTAGAGCAAATCGTCAGAATGACCATTGATTGGCCACGTCGTCATAAACTAATGAGACTACATTTTGCTGCAGAATTAATTCTTGAAATTGTAACTCAAAAATATGGATTTGAAAAAATTGGAGCTCATATAGCTGAACATAAGTCACGTATAGATTTTATAGCAGATACCAATATTTCAATATACTTTGAAAAAATCTTAGATCAATATAATCAAATTATTAATCAAGACCTTCCAATTAAAACTGGATACTCAGATATTGAAAATCAAAGACGCTTTTGGGAAATAGACGGTTTTGCTCAAGTTCCATGTGGAGGAACACACGTCAGATCAACAGGAGAAGTAGGATACGTAGCATTAAAAAGAGATCGCCCAGGAAAATCTGTAGAAAGAATAGAAATTAAACTTGTAGATAATATATAAATAATGCTAGATCATTTCTTAACTCTAACCTAAGCA of the Candidatus Babela massiliensis genome contains:
- a CDS encoding RluA family pseudouridine synthase is translated as MELLMEQENTKISLNIDEDNASKRLDLYLYQQYPCYSRTFFKNLIEDKLLSINGKIIDKPSYITKNEDLIQFSFPKLKPLIESNMDNIRDLNLDVRVLYTHQDFLIVYKPANLTVHKPSTNSKEITLVDWLVCHFKELEKVGDLERPGIVHRLDKDTSGILIIPRNNQAHIVFSNMFKERKIEKTYIAVVKGHPMSSSDFNKIDKKIRRDIAQRNKMAADYTTGRDSVTYYKVQKYLTDASVLEVKPITGRTHQIRVHLSSINHPIIGDELYGSKSKLISRQALHAYRLSFNYKDIDYVFWYDIPSDMKTIIDQL
- the mgtE gene encoding magnesium transporter, encoding MSIKQTFNDILDNIDDVIAQSSDLGVSLWQDFLDIHPADIAQFLSDINQDKAKVLFLAIPKKLKFEVFSYLSEYTKKLLLSTVPDTERSALLSSLPLDELTDLLDYLSDEELKNYLKLLHKKDREKVVSLMQFESESAGGIMHTDVLTLMQDLTIEKSINILQRLQPKKELHRVIYVTTRENELVGYINLEDLVLRKPVTKLDSIVKEAELIVNVHEDQEKVAQDMSRYKLTIAPVVSDNNIFLGIIDSDALVGIIEQEAAEDVYKISALTPIKHTYFETPFSKLYYQRVSILAILLLTQTFSALIIKHYEDLLTGFLIIFLTMIASTGGNVSSQTSALVIQGLVSGEISDANRYRFLWRELLMACAIGGTLAIVSFIRVFATNPDPSKLLSIFSISLSIAAIVIVSVMLGSIIPLVLKRFKLDPALSAGPFLATIMDILGILIYCNISRIILGL
- a CDS encoding alanyl-tRNA editing protein, with product MKKIFWDNPYQTELLTKIISIENNKILFEETIAYSFSGGQESDKAWINNVPILNSIKEDHLIYYILPENHTFTVEQIVRMTIDWPRRHKLMRLHFAAELILEIVTQKYGFEKIGAHIAEHKSRIDFIADTNISIYFEKILDQYNQIINQDLPIKTGYSDIENQRRFWEIDGFAQVPCGGTHVRSTGEVGYVALKRDRPGKSVERIEIKLVDNI